A single Hyperolius riggenbachi isolate aHypRig1 chromosome 12, aHypRig1.pri, whole genome shotgun sequence DNA region contains:
- the LOC137541164 gene encoding uncharacterized protein isoform X2, whose amino-acid sequence MQFVKNEFFHGILIFYMLPGLFLATYITQEPSNLQLRAGESAKMSCTVQEHIEVEELRLSFFKNEIFSISVSDKTASKFDFSGTFKTFSWNVPQNNCSTHRSEDSLTLTCYSGDVTTTTATLWVKNSNDYQSRLDLSGSVYKLKVTLNDLQGDDMGTYRCSGKLKDVFEGFSGNETNLTVYTGLSNSAVVGIVVALVIGGIIIIIGGVWYYRHRNRRQPNPNPNIQETQGLKPGPELQPDTN is encoded by the exons TTTTAGCCACGTATATAACACAAGAACCTTCAAACCTCCAACTCAGAGCTGGGGAGAGCGCCAAAATGTCTTGTACCGTGCAGGAACATATCGAAGTCGAGGAACTAAGGCTGTCTTTTTTCAAGAACGAAATTTTCAGTATTTCAGTGTCTGATAAAACTGCATCAAAATTTGATTTCTCCGGCACATTTAAAACATTCAGTTGGAACGTACCTCAAAAcaactgcagcaccc ATAGATCGGAAGATTCGCTGACATTGACATGCTATAGCGGAGATGTGACCACTACAACTGCAACACTATGGGTGAAAAACAGCAATGACTATCAGAGCCGCCTCGATCTGTCCGGCAGCGTCTACAAGCTGAAAGTCACACTGAACGACCTGCAGGGTGATGACATGGGCACATACAGATGTTCTGGAAAACTGAAAGATGTGTTTGAAGGATTTTCTGGAAATGAAACCAACCTCACCGTATACACAG GGCTTTCAAACTCTGCAGTAGTTGGAATTGTTGTTGCCTTGGTTATCGgtggtatcatcatcatcatcggtGGAGTTTGGTATTAT CGACACCGCAACAGGAGGCAGCCGAACCCAAATCCAAACATACAAG AAACGCAAGGATTGAAACCCGGGCCTGAACTCCAGCCAGATACCAACTAG
- the LOC137541164 gene encoding uncharacterized protein isoform X3: MQFVKNEFFHGILIFYMLPGLFLATYITQEPSNLQLRAGESAKMSCTVQEHIEVEELRLSFFKNEIFSISVSDKTASKFDFSGTFKTFSWNVPQNNCSTHRSEDSLTLTCYSGDVTTTTATLWVKNSNDYQSRLDLSGSVYKLKVTLNDLQGDDMGTYRCSGKLKDVFEGFSGNETNLTVYTGLSNSAVVGIVVALVIGGIIIIIGGVWYYRYRNKEAAEPNY; the protein is encoded by the exons TTTTAGCCACGTATATAACACAAGAACCTTCAAACCTCCAACTCAGAGCTGGGGAGAGCGCCAAAATGTCTTGTACCGTGCAGGAACATATCGAAGTCGAGGAACTAAGGCTGTCTTTTTTCAAGAACGAAATTTTCAGTATTTCAGTGTCTGATAAAACTGCATCAAAATTTGATTTCTCCGGCACATTTAAAACATTCAGTTGGAACGTACCTCAAAAcaactgcagcaccc ATAGATCGGAAGATTCGCTGACATTGACATGCTATAGCGGAGATGTGACCACTACAACTGCAACACTATGGGTGAAAAACAGCAATGACTATCAGAGCCGCCTCGATCTGTCCGGCAGCGTCTACAAGCTGAAAGTCACACTGAACGACCTGCAGGGTGATGACATGGGCACATACAGATGTTCTGGAAAACTGAAAGATGTGTTTGAAGGATTTTCTGGAAATGAAACCAACCTCACCGTATACACAG GGCTTTCAAACTCTGCAGTAGTTGGAATTGTTGTTGCCTTGGTTATCGgtggtatcatcatcatcatcggtGGAGTTTGGTATTAT CGATACCGCAACAAGGAGGCAGCAGAACCCAACTACTGA
- the LOC137541164 gene encoding uncharacterized protein isoform X5 yields the protein MQFVKNEFFHGILIFYMLPGLFLATYITQEPSNLQLRAGESAKMSCTVQEHIEVEELRLSFFKNEIFSISVSDKTASKFDFSGTFKTFSWNVPQNNCSTHRSEDSLTLTCYSGDVTTTTATLWVKNSNDYQSRLDLSGSVYKLKVTLNDLQGDDMGTYRCSGKLKDVFEGFSGNETNLTVYTGLSNSAVVGIVVALVIGGIIIIIGGVWYYKRKD from the exons TTTTAGCCACGTATATAACACAAGAACCTTCAAACCTCCAACTCAGAGCTGGGGAGAGCGCCAAAATGTCTTGTACCGTGCAGGAACATATCGAAGTCGAGGAACTAAGGCTGTCTTTTTTCAAGAACGAAATTTTCAGTATTTCAGTGTCTGATAAAACTGCATCAAAATTTGATTTCTCCGGCACATTTAAAACATTCAGTTGGAACGTACCTCAAAAcaactgcagcaccc ATAGATCGGAAGATTCGCTGACATTGACATGCTATAGCGGAGATGTGACCACTACAACTGCAACACTATGGGTGAAAAACAGCAATGACTATCAGAGCCGCCTCGATCTGTCCGGCAGCGTCTACAAGCTGAAAGTCACACTGAACGACCTGCAGGGTGATGACATGGGCACATACAGATGTTCTGGAAAACTGAAAGATGTGTTTGAAGGATTTTCTGGAAATGAAACCAACCTCACCGTATACACAG GGCTTTCAAACTCTGCAGTAGTTGGAATTGTTGTTGCCTTGGTTATCGgtggtatcatcatcatcatcggtGGAGTTTGGTATTAT AAACGCAAGGATTGA
- the LOC137541164 gene encoding uncharacterized protein isoform X4, translating into MQFVKNEFFHGILIFYMLPGLFLATYITQEPSNLQLRAGESAKMSCTVQEHIEVEELRLSFFKNEIFSISVSDKTASKFDFSGTFKTFSWNVPQNNCSTHRSEDSLTLTCYSGDVTTTTATLWVKNSNDYQSRLDLSGSVYKLKVTLNDLQGDDMGTYRCSGKLKDVFEGFSGNETNLTVYTGLSNSAVVGIVVALVIGGIIIIIGGVWYYQKRKD; encoded by the exons TTTTAGCCACGTATATAACACAAGAACCTTCAAACCTCCAACTCAGAGCTGGGGAGAGCGCCAAAATGTCTTGTACCGTGCAGGAACATATCGAAGTCGAGGAACTAAGGCTGTCTTTTTTCAAGAACGAAATTTTCAGTATTTCAGTGTCTGATAAAACTGCATCAAAATTTGATTTCTCCGGCACATTTAAAACATTCAGTTGGAACGTACCTCAAAAcaactgcagcaccc ATAGATCGGAAGATTCGCTGACATTGACATGCTATAGCGGAGATGTGACCACTACAACTGCAACACTATGGGTGAAAAACAGCAATGACTATCAGAGCCGCCTCGATCTGTCCGGCAGCGTCTACAAGCTGAAAGTCACACTGAACGACCTGCAGGGTGATGACATGGGCACATACAGATGTTCTGGAAAACTGAAAGATGTGTTTGAAGGATTTTCTGGAAATGAAACCAACCTCACCGTATACACAG GGCTTTCAAACTCTGCAGTAGTTGGAATTGTTGTTGCCTTGGTTATCGgtggtatcatcatcatcatcggtGGAGTTTGGTATTAT CAGAAACGCAAGGATTGA
- the LOC137541164 gene encoding uncharacterized protein isoform X1: MQFVKNEFFHGILIFYMLPGLFLATYITQEPSNLQLRAGESAKMSCTVQEHIEVEELRLSFFKNEIFSISVSDKTASKFDFSGTFKTFSWNVPQNNCSTHRSEDSLTLTCYSGDVTTTTATLWVKNSNDYQSRLDLSGSVYKLKVTLNDLQGDDMGTYRCSGKLKDVFEGFSGNETNLTVYTGLSNSAVVGIVVALVIGGIIIIIGGVWYYRHRNRRQPNPNPNIQAETQGLKPGPELQPDTN, from the exons TTTTAGCCACGTATATAACACAAGAACCTTCAAACCTCCAACTCAGAGCTGGGGAGAGCGCCAAAATGTCTTGTACCGTGCAGGAACATATCGAAGTCGAGGAACTAAGGCTGTCTTTTTTCAAGAACGAAATTTTCAGTATTTCAGTGTCTGATAAAACTGCATCAAAATTTGATTTCTCCGGCACATTTAAAACATTCAGTTGGAACGTACCTCAAAAcaactgcagcaccc ATAGATCGGAAGATTCGCTGACATTGACATGCTATAGCGGAGATGTGACCACTACAACTGCAACACTATGGGTGAAAAACAGCAATGACTATCAGAGCCGCCTCGATCTGTCCGGCAGCGTCTACAAGCTGAAAGTCACACTGAACGACCTGCAGGGTGATGACATGGGCACATACAGATGTTCTGGAAAACTGAAAGATGTGTTTGAAGGATTTTCTGGAAATGAAACCAACCTCACCGTATACACAG GGCTTTCAAACTCTGCAGTAGTTGGAATTGTTGTTGCCTTGGTTATCGgtggtatcatcatcatcatcggtGGAGTTTGGTATTAT CGACACCGCAACAGGAGGCAGCCGAACCCAAATCCAAACATACAAG CAGAAACGCAAGGATTGAAACCCGGGCCTGAACTCCAGCCAGATACCAACTAG